A single window of Psychromonas ingrahamii 37 DNA harbors:
- the pgl gene encoding 6-phosphogluconolactonase, whose protein sequence is MNYTIFSATQLLLDKLAEDFLLLSQKETVSHISLSGGSTPILLFKYLANSPYAQKINWQKLHFWWGDERCVAATDSESNFGQCKQFLFDQIIIPAENIHRIRGENSPQQEAIRYAQEIRNYIDSVNGIPQFDWILLGVGNDGHTASLFPGQTNYQDAHLTFVATQPQSGQLRVSKTAGLIENSRRITYLVLGENKADIIHKINSEKAGSERYPAGKIKAKAGLTQWYLDSGSAMLLIEEKSDEC, encoded by the coding sequence ATGAATTATACAATTTTTTCTGCAACCCAATTACTGCTAGATAAACTGGCCGAGGATTTTTTGCTCTTAAGTCAAAAAGAGACCGTAAGCCATATCTCTTTATCCGGTGGCTCAACCCCGATCCTTCTGTTTAAATATTTAGCCAACTCTCCCTATGCACAGAAAATAAACTGGCAAAAGTTGCATTTTTGGTGGGGGGATGAACGCTGTGTTGCAGCGACTGATTCAGAAAGTAACTTTGGGCAGTGTAAACAATTTTTATTCGACCAAATTATTATTCCGGCAGAAAATATTCATCGCATTCGAGGGGAAAACTCCCCACAGCAGGAAGCGATTCGCTATGCACAGGAAATAAGAAATTATATTGATAGCGTTAATGGCATTCCACAGTTTGACTGGATTCTTTTAGGCGTGGGCAATGACGGTCATACCGCCTCACTTTTTCCCGGACAAACAAACTATCAGGATGCTCATTTAACCTTTGTGGCAACACAGCCGCAAAGCGGGCAATTACGGGTATCTAAAACAGCCGGCTTAATTGAAAACAGCCGGCGTATTACTTATCTGGTACTAGGTGAAAATAAAGCCGATATTATTCATAAAATTAACAGTGAAAAAGCGGGCAGCGAACGCTATCCAGCGGGCAAAATAAAAGCTAAAGCAGGGCTAACCCAATGGTATTTAGATTCAGGATCCGCAATGTTATTAATAGAGGAAAAAAGTGATGAATGCTGA